From a single Planctellipticum variicoloris genomic region:
- a CDS encoding AtpZ/AtpI family protein, with the protein MMWSSRITSIGFQFAVPVGFGWWLDRRWGTEPWLTVVGALLGFLTGTLALVQLAKDAARAEK; encoded by the coding sequence ATGATGTGGTCATCCCGCATCACTTCGATCGGGTTTCAGTTCGCGGTTCCCGTCGGTTTCGGGTGGTGGCTGGATCGCAGGTGGGGCACGGAGCCTTGGCTCACGGTGGTTGGCGCTTTGCTGGGGTTCCTGACGGGGACTTTGGCGCTCGTGCAGCTCGCCAAAGACGCCGCACGGGCCGAAAAGTGA
- a CDS encoding DUF4912 domain-containing protein codes for MTPDSLSTYTKKKLTTLALSRGVSGAHALRKEELIAAILTNKKKPSGGARSKPLESERAAASPRGRATTRSTGSTAAAASRAAGSESRGTAARSSRVLPRPAAKLAGPPASRLKAGAERGPDVMDLRPLDRNWVQIRWQISAETLRRARTSLDWEFHSARPVLRLIDITEQDERQTAAVRVTDVELDGEVTGWCLRIPHPSRKYAVHLGLLADGGRFHVLVRSRPLVMPDHGAVAVLLQPEESSPRNLTSVADYDADDEPRAWSAADLTPLQLKNLAAARSSQTPPEGSRDFHLVVGADLHIHGSTHPEAALTLLGKRASVATDGRFHLRMKLPPGRHVIPAVATTPDGTEERTFVLAVEVTARELEPRLIEEVPR; via the coding sequence ATGACGCCGGACAGCCTGAGTACATACACCAAAAAGAAGCTCACCACTCTCGCCCTCAGCCGCGGCGTCTCCGGCGCTCATGCACTTCGCAAAGAGGAGCTGATTGCCGCCATTCTGACCAACAAGAAGAAGCCTTCCGGAGGTGCTCGGTCCAAGCCCCTCGAGTCCGAGCGTGCCGCGGCGAGTCCGCGCGGCCGGGCAACCACCCGTTCCACCGGATCGACGGCGGCAGCCGCTTCACGAGCTGCCGGGAGCGAGTCGCGGGGAACGGCAGCACGGAGCAGCCGAGTTCTGCCCCGACCGGCAGCGAAGCTGGCGGGGCCGCCGGCCAGCCGCCTGAAGGCGGGGGCGGAGCGAGGCCCGGACGTGATGGACCTGCGACCGCTCGATCGGAACTGGGTTCAGATCCGCTGGCAGATCTCGGCGGAAACGCTCCGGCGGGCGCGGACCTCCCTGGACTGGGAATTCCATAGTGCTCGGCCGGTGCTGCGGCTCATCGATATCACCGAACAGGACGAGCGGCAGACGGCCGCTGTCCGCGTGACTGATGTCGAACTGGATGGGGAGGTCACCGGCTGGTGCCTCCGGATTCCACATCCGTCACGCAAGTATGCAGTGCATCTGGGGCTGCTGGCGGATGGAGGGCGGTTCCATGTGCTGGTCCGATCGCGTCCGCTGGTGATGCCGGACCACGGCGCCGTTGCAGTCCTGCTGCAGCCCGAAGAGTCGTCGCCGAGGAACCTGACCTCGGTCGCCGATTACGATGCGGACGACGAGCCGCGCGCCTGGTCGGCCGCGGATCTGACTCCGTTGCAGCTCAAGAACCTCGCGGCGGCGCGCTCGAGCCAGACGCCCCCCGAAGGGTCACGAGATTTCCATCTCGTGGTGGGAGCCGATCTCCACATCCATGGCTCGACGCATCCCGAAGCGGCACTGACGTTGCTCGGCAAGCGGGCTTCGGTCGCTACAGATGGTCGGTTCCATTTGCGGATGAAGCTGCCGCCGGGGCGGCATGTGATTCCCGCCGTCGCGACGACTCCCGACGGGACCGAGGAGCGGACGTTTGTGCTTGCCGTGGAGGTGACGGCCCGGGAACTCGAACCGCGACTGATCGAAGAAGTTCCGCGGTGA
- a CDS encoding replication-associated recombination protein A: MGLFDRLEARQRDAAKPLAARMRPRSIDEYVGQQHILGPGKLLRRLLDADRLQSVVFYGPPGTGKTSLAEIIARHTRRTFRALNAAAAGVKELREILDAAREAVSVGGPRTVLFIDELHHFNKQQQNVLLPDVENGIVALVAATTANPFFALIAPLVSRSQIFELQPLSVEDVEGLNRRALADVERGLGDLQLTIDDDACRFLATICDGDARRSLGALEIAALSLPPGTTAIDLAAAEESIQKKSIRYDADGDDHYDAASALIKSIRGSDPDAAIYWLARMLEAGEDPRFVARRLVISASEDIGNADPHGLVLANSAAQATEFIGMPECRIILAQATTYLALAPKSNASYLAIDAALDDVRHQRILPVPNHLRDRHYQGAKRLGHGEGYQYAHDAPDGWVAQDYLGVDKAYYEPKDRGFESRLKERLDQFRQRRAAANAAAESPTPEST, from the coding sequence ATGGGCCTCTTCGACCGGCTGGAAGCCCGGCAGCGCGACGCGGCCAAGCCGCTGGCGGCCCGCATGCGGCCGAGGTCGATTGACGAATACGTCGGCCAGCAGCACATCCTCGGCCCGGGCAAGCTGCTGCGGCGGTTGCTGGACGCCGACCGGCTGCAATCGGTGGTCTTCTACGGTCCGCCGGGAACGGGCAAGACGTCGCTGGCGGAGATCATCGCCCGGCATACGCGACGGACGTTTCGAGCCTTGAATGCCGCCGCAGCCGGGGTGAAGGAACTGCGCGAGATTCTGGACGCCGCCCGGGAAGCGGTTTCGGTCGGCGGTCCGCGGACGGTGCTCTTCATCGACGAGCTGCACCACTTCAACAAACAGCAGCAGAACGTGCTGCTGCCGGATGTCGAGAACGGAATTGTGGCGCTGGTCGCGGCGACGACGGCGAATCCGTTCTTTGCGCTGATCGCGCCTTTGGTGAGTCGCAGCCAGATCTTCGAGCTGCAGCCGCTGAGCGTTGAGGATGTCGAGGGGCTCAATCGCCGGGCGCTGGCGGATGTGGAGCGGGGTCTCGGCGATCTGCAACTGACGATCGACGACGACGCATGCCGATTCCTGGCGACGATCTGCGACGGCGACGCTCGGCGTTCGCTTGGCGCGCTGGAAATTGCAGCCCTTTCGCTACCGCCCGGAACGACGGCGATCGATCTGGCCGCGGCGGAGGAGTCGATCCAGAAGAAATCGATCCGCTACGACGCGGATGGCGACGATCATTACGACGCCGCGAGCGCTCTGATCAAGAGCATCCGCGGGAGCGATCCTGACGCGGCGATCTACTGGCTGGCCCGCATGCTCGAGGCGGGGGAAGATCCTCGATTCGTCGCCCGCCGCCTGGTGATATCGGCGTCGGAAGACATCGGCAACGCCGATCCGCACGGGCTGGTGCTGGCGAACTCGGCCGCGCAGGCGACGGAGTTTATCGGGATGCCTGAGTGCCGGATCATTCTGGCGCAGGCGACGACCTATCTGGCGCTGGCCCCGAAATCGAATGCGTCGTACCTGGCGATCGACGCCGCCCTGGACGATGTGCGGCACCAGCGAATTCTCCCGGTCCCGAACCATCTCCGCGACCGGCACTATCAGGGGGCGAAGCGGCTCGGACACGGCGAAGGGTATCAGTACGCTCACGATGCGCCCGACGGCTGGGTCGCACAGGACTATCTCGGGGTCGACAAGGCCTACTACGAGCCCAAAGACCGCGGCTTTGAATCCCGGCTGAAAGAGCGACTCGATCAATTCCGTCAACGACGCGCTGCGGCGAATGCAGCGGCTGAGTCGCCGACTCCGGAATCGACTTGA
- a CDS encoding TrkH family potassium uptake protein, translated as MSIQSQTAYRPHETSLHPVAVHSLRWLETIVGLLGLGLAVTRHGREVSAALPSLMNWLVVLAVAIPAAATLGRYSWSLARKSFLQQNLPPMLLSAIWLAGLVTAVGLSDGVPELLGPRLLAWTELIAMSRGVYEIYAVVRGAADAGLNPALVLVLSFVGLIGIGTLLLMLPRCRPDGELPADWLTALFTATSACCVTGLVVNDTSVYWSRTGHVVIMALIQVGGLGIMTFGAFFAVVMGSKLLAREHATMRDLLESEQLGDVAGLIRSILGFTIIIELAGACLLTTLWPDLPLLDRLFYGLFHSVSAFCNAGFALRSNNLMGWELSWQVWAVFPLLIILGGFGFTPLRNIWHVVRWRLGLLTLDPGSLRPRLTLTTRLVAVTTLGLLVVGTIVLLLLEWNNSRHPLPVTNQIANAWFHSVTLRTAGFNTIDHEHLSPGSKLFGISLMFIGASPGSTGGGVKTISLALIILTLRSILRGRNNVEVYGRTIPETQVFRGLAVIGMGLATLMAATIVVVMIEDRADRFLDQAYEAASALGTVGVSANLTPTLKPASQLVLILTMLLGRVGPLTLIVALAGRGNAARYRYPEERIALG; from the coding sequence ATGTCGATCCAATCTCAAACCGCTTATCGGCCGCACGAGACGTCGCTGCACCCAGTCGCGGTTCATTCGCTGCGCTGGCTGGAAACGATCGTGGGTTTGCTGGGGCTCGGACTTGCCGTCACCCGGCACGGTCGCGAAGTCTCGGCGGCGCTGCCATCGCTGATGAACTGGCTGGTTGTGCTGGCGGTGGCGATTCCGGCCGCGGCAACGCTCGGTCGCTACTCCTGGAGCCTGGCTCGCAAGTCTTTTCTGCAGCAGAACTTGCCTCCGATGCTGCTGTCAGCGATCTGGCTCGCCGGACTGGTTACTGCCGTCGGATTGTCCGACGGAGTTCCCGAATTGCTGGGACCTCGGCTTCTGGCCTGGACCGAATTGATTGCGATGAGTCGGGGCGTGTACGAAATCTACGCGGTCGTCCGCGGCGCCGCCGACGCCGGATTGAATCCTGCGCTGGTGCTCGTCCTTTCGTTCGTCGGCCTGATCGGGATCGGCACGTTGCTGCTGATGCTCCCGCGGTGCCGTCCGGACGGGGAATTGCCGGCGGACTGGCTGACGGCGCTGTTTACCGCCACGAGCGCCTGCTGCGTTACAGGCCTGGTCGTGAACGACACCAGCGTCTACTGGAGCCGGACGGGGCACGTCGTGATCATGGCGCTGATCCAGGTGGGCGGTCTGGGGATCATGACCTTCGGCGCGTTCTTCGCCGTCGTGATGGGAAGCAAGCTCCTCGCCCGCGAGCATGCGACGATGCGCGATCTGCTGGAGTCCGAACAATTGGGGGACGTTGCCGGTCTGATTCGTTCCATTCTCGGTTTTACGATCATCATCGAGCTCGCGGGAGCATGCCTGCTGACGACGCTGTGGCCGGACCTTCCGCTGCTTGACCGCCTGTTCTATGGCCTGTTTCACTCGGTCAGCGCGTTCTGCAACGCCGGGTTCGCGCTGCGCAGCAACAATCTGATGGGATGGGAGCTGTCGTGGCAGGTCTGGGCCGTTTTCCCGCTGCTGATCATCCTGGGCGGCTTCGGATTCACGCCGCTGCGCAATATCTGGCACGTCGTCCGCTGGCGGCTGGGACTCCTGACGCTGGACCCCGGATCACTTCGTCCGCGGCTGACTCTGACAACTCGGCTGGTGGCGGTCACGACCCTCGGGCTGCTTGTCGTCGGTACGATCGTCCTGCTGCTTCTGGAATGGAATAATTCGCGACATCCACTGCCGGTCACCAATCAGATCGCCAACGCGTGGTTTCATTCCGTGACGCTGCGGACCGCCGGTTTCAACACGATCGATCACGAGCACTTATCACCCGGTTCCAAGTTGTTCGGAATCTCTCTGATGTTCATCGGCGCGTCGCCGGGGTCAACCGGGGGCGGCGTGAAAACGATTTCGCTGGCTCTCATCATTCTGACCCTCCGTTCGATCCTGCGCGGCCGCAACAACGTCGAGGTCTACGGCCGCACGATCCCGGAGACTCAGGTCTTTCGCGGCCTGGCGGTGATCGGGATGGGGCTGGCGACGCTGATGGCCGCCACGATCGTGGTAGTCATGATCGAAGACCGCGCCGATCGATTTCTCGATCAGGCGTACGAGGCCGCCAGCGCGCTGGGGACCGTCGGCGTTTCCGCGAACCTGACGCCGACGTTGAAACCCGCATCGCAACTGGTCCTGATTCTGACCATGCTGCTCGGACGGGTCGGCCCATTGACGCTGATCGTCGCGCTTGCCGGTCGCGGGAATGCCGCCCGCTATCGGTATCCTGAAGAGCGGATCGCACTCGGTTGA
- a CDS encoding (Fe-S)-binding protein — protein sequence MPRVGLFIPCYVDQLYPDVGLATVELLEQCGCDVDFPTAQTCCGQPMANTGCTEAAKPLARRFLEIFRDYEYVVAPSGSCVAMVRNHYHDLVHEHPDFEAVHTKTFELCEFLTDVLKVDGFPGSFPYRVGLHQSCHGLRELRSGKSSELNVPGFNKIGGLLESLDGLQLVSLQRPDECCGFGGTFAVSEEAVSCMMGLDRLHDHEQSGTQVLTAGDMSCLMHLQGLIARQKKPLAVMHVAQILAGRKPQLPA from the coding sequence ATGCCCCGCGTCGGCCTGTTTATTCCCTGCTACGTCGACCAGCTCTATCCCGACGTCGGCCTGGCGACCGTCGAACTGCTCGAACAATGCGGCTGCGACGTCGACTTTCCGACGGCTCAGACCTGCTGCGGACAGCCGATGGCGAACACGGGCTGCACCGAAGCGGCCAAGCCGCTGGCCCGGCGATTCCTGGAGATTTTCCGGGATTACGAATATGTCGTCGCACCGTCGGGCAGTTGCGTGGCGATGGTCCGAAATCACTATCACGACCTTGTGCACGAGCACCCGGACTTTGAAGCCGTCCACACCAAGACGTTCGAGCTGTGCGAATTTCTGACCGACGTTCTGAAAGTTGACGGCTTTCCGGGCTCGTTTCCGTATCGCGTGGGCCTGCACCAGAGCTGTCACGGACTGCGCGAGCTCCGTTCGGGCAAGTCGAGCGAGCTCAACGTGCCGGGCTTCAACAAAATCGGCGGGCTGCTGGAGTCCCTCGACGGTTTGCAACTCGTGTCGTTGCAACGGCCGGACGAGTGCTGCGGCTTTGGCGGGACGTTTGCCGTCTCGGAAGAAGCGGTCTCCTGCATGATGGGCCTCGACCGCCTGCACGATCACGAACAGTCGGGGACGCAGGTTCTGACCGCCGGGGACATGTCCTGCCTGATGCATCTGCAGGGGCTGATCGCGCGGCAGAAGAAGCCGCTGGCGGTGATGCACGTGGCTCAGATTCTGGCGGGGCGGAAACCTCAGTTGCCGGCGTAG